In a single window of the Bacteroidia bacterium genome:
- a CDS encoding Do family serine endopeptidase: MQLKVGQNSKKFREEKRIMKNTLWRSKFLTIVAASALGVLIGAAIVAAVFREHIFASKYADIERYYQSQNRKNFEWADYKKILDQQQTAFIEASKNTTPCVVHIKTKSATTRNSIHDFFNPFFGIPNQPHYQSGSGSGVIISENGYIITNNHVVGDATEIKVILNDKREFDGEIVGTDPNTDIAVIKIDARNLPYIKYGDSDKLQVGEWVLAVGNPFNLTSTVTAGIVSAKARNINIIDRDDKSRFPIEAFIQTDAAVNPGNSGGALVNLNSELVGINTAIATNTGAYQGYSFAVPINLARKVAEDIINYGAVQRALLGVNIQDVDGKLAKEKGLSVSQGVYVISLAENGAAKSAGVMEGDVIVSIDNVKVNSTAELQEQVGRRRPGDKVKLKIIRGEKEMTIDVVLRNKDGNTSLIKEEKLDVNSIRSKLGASFRPISDNLKARFDIENGLEVYNVENQGKLAQEGISNGFIIISVDERPVRTVEDLVDAFNRKKTGAVLLTLITPFGKKIYRAIPAN; encoded by the coding sequence TTGCAACTAAAAGTAGGGCAAAATAGTAAAAAGTTTAGAGAGGAGAAACGAATTATGAAAAATACACTTTGGAGATCCAAGTTTTTAACCATTGTAGCTGCAAGTGCTTTGGGAGTACTTATTGGTGCAGCTATTGTAGCCGCAGTATTTAGAGAGCATATATTTGCTTCCAAGTATGCAGATATAGAGCGGTATTACCAATCTCAAAACCGAAAAAATTTTGAGTGGGCAGATTACAAGAAAATTCTTGACCAACAGCAAACTGCTTTTATTGAAGCTTCAAAAAACACAACGCCTTGTGTAGTTCATATCAAAACTAAAAGTGCCACTACTCGTAATTCTATTCATGATTTTTTCAATCCTTTTTTTGGGATTCCTAACCAACCTCACTATCAATCGGGTTCAGGTTCAGGCGTAATTATTAGCGAAAATGGCTATATTATTACCAACAACCATGTAGTAGGTGATGCTACTGAAATTAAAGTCATTCTTAACGACAAGCGTGAATTTGATGGCGAAATTGTAGGTACAGATCCTAACACTGACATAGCTGTGATAAAAATTGATGCTCGCAATTTGCCCTACATTAAATATGGTGATTCCGATAAACTGCAAGTAGGTGAGTGGGTACTTGCCGTAGGTAATCCTTTTAATCTTACCTCTACTGTTACAGCGGGAATTGTATCTGCAAAAGCTAGAAACATCAACATTATAGATAGAGATGACAAAAGCCGTTTTCCTATTGAAGCGTTTATCCAAACTGATGCAGCAGTAAACCCTGGTAACTCAGGTGGTGCTTTGGTAAATCTAAATAGTGAGCTGGTAGGTATCAATACAGCCATTGCTACAAACACAGGTGCATATCAAGGTTATTCTTTTGCTGTACCTATAAACTTAGCTCGCAAAGTTGCAGAAGATATTATCAACTATGGTGCTGTCCAAAGAGCATTACTTGGAGTAAATATCCAAGATGTGGATGGAAAATTAGCCAAAGAAAAGGGACTGTCTGTTAGCCAAGGCGTATATGTAATTAGCTTGGCTGAAAATGGAGCAGCAAAAAGTGCAGGAGTTATGGAAGGGGATGTAATTGTGAGTATAGACAATGTGAAAGTTAATTCCACAGCTGAACTTCAGGAGCAAGTTGGGCGCAGAAGACCTGGTGATAAAGTTAAACTCAAAATTATAAGAGGTGAAAAAGAAATGACAATAGATGTAGTACTGCGTAACAAAGATGGCAATACTAGCTTAATCAAAGAAGAAAAACTAGATGTCAATTCTATTCGCAGCAAGTTAGGTGCCTCATTCAGACCTATTAGCGATAACCTTAAAGCTAGATTTGATATAGAAAACGGATTAGAAGTCTATAACGTAGAAAATCAAGGTAAATTAGCCCAAGAGGGTATTAGCAACGGGTTTATTATTATTTCGGTAGATGAAAGACCTGTCAGAACAGTTGAGGATTTGGTAGATGCCTTCAATAGGAAAAAGACAGGTGCAGTGTTATTGACACTTATTACTCCTTTTGGTAAGAAAATATATCGGGCTATCCCTGCCAATTAA